The sequence GTCAGAGCagaaatgctatgaaaaaaaatttctcattttgttagATCTAGACACAGAATGCTCGCCACCAAGAGCAAGTCCTTTGCAAGCTTGCTCTCCAGGGCAGCCTGAGCCTAGGTTGTCAGGCAGGGAGGGTGACAGCAGTGACTAGAACCAGGCTACTGGAGGAGGGTGGCCTTTCATGGTTCCTTCACATACAGGAACGCTAGTACCTACCGCTGCAGATAGATAACAGCACGCTGGTCACAAGATACCAAGCACAGTTTGTAAAATTGCAGTTAACAAAAAACTTAAACATTCATTttaggcacttaaaaaaaatgtatgccagGATGGTTTCCTTGTCAATGTTATTACCGATTTCCTGCTGGGCTTCATTAATGAGCCGAGGTCACCTGACCTCTGTCTGCTGCTGTGGCCACAGTCTGGCTGGTAAGAGAAGTTAGTGGGTTTGGGCTCCTTTATGCCACCTGCGGCTGAAGACATctattaaaaacatgtttatgaAGTTGGGTGAAAATGTCAGGTGTCTACCACCATTATCTTTGTTCAGAAACTTTGAAAGTGAATATTCTGTCCTGGGCTGCTTCTATCTCCTTTGAGCCACTTCTAGTTGTTATGTCTCTAATAGTGCAGAGCTTTCTAGCACATGTACCCGGGAGAGGCAGCTAGCTTCCAGGTGGAGAATTCTGGCCTCGAAGTAAGGAGACCTGAATTCGAGTCCCCATTTTGTTACTAATTTTCAGagtgaccttggaaaagtcatGGACTCTCAAAAGATTAGTAATTTGCACTAGATTAAGGCTCTTTCCTGCTGTCAATGGTTCTGagtgtgactctggtcccatgTTTCTGGATTTTCACATCCAAAATGAGGTAAGGCTATGTACCTCCCTACCTGCTGCCAAAGCCTGGTATCCCTAAGCGACTCTGCGAGAAACAGCAGGCTTTCTCGTGGGCCTCGACAGTAGCCCAGCACGGGAGAGCCAACATCTTCATTTGGGGAAAGGCTAAATCCTGATACACAGAGGAGCTCCGCTGTTCGGAAGCAGTGACTACGTAACACGATCTACACAGGCCCTGGCCATGGAAAGTCTACCTCCGCCTCTCATGGGCACGGGCCTCGGACTGGCAGGGCGGCTTCCAGCACTGTGCTGGCCCCTATCAGCTCTCCCGTGTGTTGGCAGGATTCCCAATTCCTTATCTCAAGTCGGAATGGGAGTGCTTCCAAGACAGCTTTCGTCATTCGTGGCAGAAAGTCATAACCTGACAGCAAAGCCGGGACCCTAAAAGGCCAATGCCAACACAAGACTTggctgagacccaggtggaggaGTTCCAGCAACTGAATGGCACCAGGAGGTTTTCAGAAAGCCTCTGCCAGCTGAGTGTtagaatcatgaagaaaaaaaaaaaaaatcagacttttctCTGGAGTTACTCCCAAGTTTGTTTATTCTAAGATGCTGAGGACAAGACAgtctttttctttgcttcaaaTTGAAAGCCTAACAACTGTTTCCTTATGTTAGCACCATCATACTAATTCACTAATAAATGAGAGGTGCTTGGATTCTGAAAACCAAGCAAAAATGGGAACTTCTCATACACACCTACCTCAGATGTAGCTTTTCCAAGGTTGGAAAATGCTTTTTTGCTTAGGTTAGCACAGCTCTTGAAATCTAGTACAAAGTTCATCACTGCTGAACAGGTTAGGTCCACAAACAAGGAAACCCATTTGGCAGCTTGAAAAATCCATTTCCAAATGAGCAATGTATGAATTGCTTTTACTCTATAAAGCCAACTGTTGAGTGACAAAATAGAACAGCCGTTCCCTTGGGAGGACAGTTACGAAAGGTTGCTATGGACTTCTACAAGCTGACATTCGAGTTTAATCAGACACATCACAGGTAACACCTCACTAATGACTggattgggttttatttttcctcatatcATTAGCAAATTGTTCAGAACACCAGATTCCATATGCTCTGggtgttttgaaaaataatggctaatattaagtGCTCGCTATTTACCTGTTGCTAGTGTAAGCACTTTACATGTCATTCTCGTAACCACTCTATGAAGTAGGGACTAATACACATGAGAAATGGAGACAAAGGGTAAagaacttgcctaagatcacacagctatcATGCAGCAGAGATTTAAAGCTGGGCACCTGAATTCTAAAGCCACACTTTGCTGAACTGCTGGTAAAATTATCAACTTAAAGTTGAATCTGACTTATACTGACCTCTGGGCCACTACTGCGGATGGGAAAGGTGCTGGCTAATAGCTCACACAGCAGAAATCCTGTGGCATGGCTCTGGAACTGGCAGATGTGACCTATTTCCACACCTCCTGAATGGACCGTGCTGGAGGCCAATCTCGGTGTCCGATCCTGACCCTGACGCATGATCCTGGCTTCCCGATTCACACGTTGTCCAAGACTTGCCTTTGGATCCTAAATGGCGAGGGGAACCATTAGGAGGCCTTCCCCAGGAAGCTGGGCTCATTACTTTTGCAAAGCAACCGAATCTCACAGGGTTCACCACTAGGACCAGACTCTGGAGGTAAACCCTCAGCTACCTTGTTTCAACTTTTCTCAGGGCCAAGAAATCCGGAGTCTACAAGCACTGATGCTGCTCCTCCTTTGATCAGGATCAGTTTTAGATGCTTCGAGTCTATACCTTGATAATGCTGCTTCATTcatatgcagagaaaaaaactttcTGTGGAGGCATTTAAAGAAGACCGTCTTCCAGTGGAAAGTagtttttctcaagaaaaaaaatgtaaaagaaagttCTCTCTCCTGAAGTTGTCTTAAAAACTTTATGAAAACAGTAAATGGTTTTAGTTGATCAACAACATTAAACAGGTGGATCCAGCTGTTGCTCTGACCAAAGACTATTGCACAGAGTGCTAATACGGACAAGAACAATGTGGACAATTAAAACATAGATAAATCCAAATCCCTTTTGTACAGTTTTGCTGAAGCCCCTAACAAAATTTTATGGATTAGGAAATGGGTTGTAAAGGGACTCATGGATTCTGTTTCCAAGCTAAAGAGCAAGGAAATAGccaaaatagaaaagcaatacTCATACCTGGACAATCAACCTCTGAATCAAGGAGCACCCAGTcatgctgttattttttaaactaccactatgtaatttataaaattataaatttataaactgGGTAGAATTAACTGGGCTAATCTTTTTTGTGTGGGATGTTTTTAGATCCACAGGCTCTCAGAAAACAAATtacaaactatatttaaaaattaacattgcCAAAATACATGTGCCTCATCCATTTATTAATGTGTCATTTTAATATAAACCTTAATGTGTTGTAATTTAGCTCTTAGgagcttagaagaaaaaaaggtatttctcTCTAGTAAAAATACTTTATGTGCAGAGCTAATTAATAGCCAACTTAAGTTGGCTTTAACTTTCCCTAAATACATAGAATTAACTTCGTATATCTTTCAAACCACTTAGAAAAAGTactatttttaagatgtttataTTATACAATCAAACGTTTACCGTTACTCTATTAAATCCTTATGTTTCATTTGATTACCACACACGAAAGCCATAAATCTGGATTGTATTAAATCACTGCCTAGCCATAGGCAAATACATGTTTTCATCcacaaaactgagaaaaaaattctttcagagaCCACTTGTAATGGCTCTCAGGAAAACCTCATCTAATAATAGGTCAATCAGTAATTATATTCAATAACAAGCATTTATTAATGAGCACCTAAAGATGTTTTGTGTATATCTTTAAGGAAAACAATGTATTTAAAGAGatgaatgggggatccctgggtggctcagcggtttcgcgcctgcctttggcccagggcgcgatcctggagtcccgggatggagtcccgcgttgggctcccagcatggagactgcttctccctctgcctgtgtctctgcctctctctctctatgtctatcataaataaataaaaaaaaataaagagatgaatgGGCAGATCCCATCTTAACAGGTAGGCTAGCCTATAATTAGATCATTCCTGAAGAGAGCAGGAACACAGCACAGCCTTCATGAATAGAAGAGGCATGAAATTGATGCAAACGAGACCTCAATGGCCAAATATTTAGGAATGGAGACTAGGAGGGAAGAAATTAGAAGGAATTCAGCTAAGTTCTCAAAGGATTAATAAAAAACACAGTCAGGAAAAGCCAGCTCAGGATGCTGACGGCTCTTCTGCCCATACTTCCCATGATGGAGCTACACTGAACGCATAGCGCAGTGTAGCATTAGAGCAGGGGAGCTGTGGAGAGGGTACAGGATGGATTATAAACTAGCTTCTCTTTCATCCATCCAGGAAAAGACCACATGATCTTTACAGTCAGTGAGTAAATTTAAAAGTACTTGAGATACTACCCAATCCCACTGTTCTCATGTTCactaatttcaaaattaaaggcTTATGAAATTAGCTGAGGCTACTATAGTGGCTGCCGTGCAATCGGCTGGCTCTGAGACAATGCTAGGCGATGCCTTTGAGCGGAGGTAACCACCAAACTGCTTACATTTCTGAATCATGCCAAAGAAACTTACCTTCTTCACTGCTTACCATTTCAGTCTCAGAAATCTAGGCAGGTCTGCTTTTGACTATTATTCCTTTGTAAAATATGTGCTTCCTTATGACCAGGCTTTGTGTGCAAAGAAAGTTAGCCCAATGCTCACCGTACTCTGTAAAATCATACGGGCTTATGTAGGGGACACCAACAGGAGGAAATCTTTTCCTGGTTTAAGACATTCTCTATAAAGAACACTCAGAATTGAAAAGGTTTTTGTGAACCGAAGTATTTCAACTAACTTCTAGGTTTACACTTaagatttcttttactttttcctggTCAGGCTTTTCAGACATTTCAAATCCTATAGCCAACCTTGAATGCATCTTCCCTAAATCGAAATGTTGCACCTATTATTTGGCTTCAGAAAATCTGAAGCTATCAAGCTTCTAAATTTATGATTAGATGGTATTAAATGCCACATAAAAAATACTTCCCAAGTTTATAAACTTAGAGATTAAAATTATACACCATTTAAAAGAAAGGATTAGATAATTTGGGGAATATTCTTACGTAAACAACTCTAACTGTAGCCCTTTACAACTGTATTATAACTTTATTTAACTTAGTAAAAGCCAAAATTGATAGTTCTTAACATGGTGTATGGAAATCAAAATTAAAGAATACAAAgtaccttaaaaattttttttcagctcaATTCTAGTTCCTTCACTATTACTGCCAAACTTCTGTGAAAGAAGCCTTGCAATAAAGACTAACAGcaacattagtttttaaaagttcacttaCCAATTTTAACAatctagaaaaaaggaaagtcagACATGTATAAGTAGAAAACACAAGGATAAAAAAAGTAATATCTATGAAAATATTGCACAACTTCAGGTGTTTCCTCCAAATTTGCTTTATGTAATTGAGTGGATataaattaatgaacaaaaacTTAAGCAAGATACATGTAACAATTTAACAGAACCTGATAAtctaattttcagtttttctcaaaTTCATCTTTAAGTCTTTCCATCATGGGGCTCATAAGAAAATTAACCAACATATGGATACTACAGTCTAGTGTCAAATCTTTAAGTATTTATGACATACTGAATTCCTCTACAATGCAATTTTGAAGAACCCTCAAGATACTTGTGTTTTGTATGTAGAAAAGTGTTAGAGTCAAATATTCAACtcaatattaaataaacatttctgatgTTAGATTGAGATTGCTTCTCCTTTTGCTAATGAATGATATACTTAGCTGTATAATATCACTGAGCTGAACAAATAAGTCACCTCTGAGtacataaggaaaaataaacacatgctaAATGGATAAAACATTACAAACTACATCTTTACTAAACCATCTATACCTCTAACACCTCTAACACTTCAGAAGCTTAGAGATTCAGAGTGTTCTTACATTAACTGCAAGAAAGATAAAGGAGAAATTCCCTCTTTGAGATCACAACTATGAAGTCATATGGTTATACAAATTCTGCGTTTGTGTGCAAAACATGAATACGTTTATCTTAATTCTCCCTGCTTAGACTTGTCAGCCAGCAGGacttttcctttcaaagaaaCAGACTGAGATGTGTTTTATATAACTTCAATAACCTCAGCACTACAATAATAAGAGATGCAGTATCCTTTTGCTATGGTTCAAGACAATAAGGGAAGGAGGTCGCaagaaagaataaatcaaaacTGTTAGAACTGAGCAACTTTTCTCAGTTTCACCATGGTGCCACTTTCATTTTACATAAGCATGGTGGCATAATTCAAGCTCCATAAATCAgaaatcttaatatttaaaatttaccttGACTTTTAATTATTACCATATTAACAACCAAAGTAATTAGATAAAACACACAGGAAAGGGTAACAGTAAACCCCACTTTACTAGAGTTGGTTTCTTGACATTAACTCAGTGTTTATAGAAAAGGGATAGTGCATCTCAGTTTGCTTACAAGCTAGGAGATCACTTTGAATTCTGCATTTCCTAACTGCAAACAGATATAGCACTTATAACAGGTTATAAATAAACTGGTTTTCAAGCATAGAGCCAGCCCCAAcgataataatacactatttaAAAAGACCTAAGGCAATGAATTCcatttccaatggaaaaaaagaactgtgCAAACAAGcttaaaactacttttttttgtGCCAGTGTTATAAAATGTAGCTTTTAATAAAACCTTGACCCAAATGCCAGCAACTTCAGAAAAGAATTTGGgtgggggggaaaaagagagttATTTCATTTAGGAAAAACAACCACTATCTTTTTCCTAATCTTCAACACACACAATTTAAACATATACAGCTGCTGTAACACTTTACACAATTCCTATGTACTGGAGCATAACAAGATctaaatacaattatatttttaaacactggGTCAAGGCTTTACATAAAAATACCATCCTACTTTTCCCCCTAAGTTTCTaaaatatcacatatttttttccccaacatctGCAGCCATTCAGGAATTTTTAGGAAACTTTTGTGCATGATCTTAATTCCTAATCCCTGACTCTTTGGGCTCAGTGACAAAAGATCAAAACCACCAAAAAATGATGGTTCACTTGAAGTCAGACCAGAGACCCTGGCTCAATTAGTCTCGTAGGACGAAAGCAGTGCTGCATCAACTGGCTCCATGCAAGAGGGGCACGTGAAGGATCTCATCAACCAGTCATCTATACAGTCCAGGTGATAGATGTGCATGCACGGCAGAAATCGAATTGGGTCCCCATAAACAAAGTCCATCATACAGATAACACACCtgttgggggtgagggagagagaaatcagaAAGCATTTTTTAGAGAAGTGATGTATCTAGAATACTCTTTAAAATCCCATTACAAAGACTGTTAATCCGAACAGATGAAAATGGCTTGCTTGTCATCCTACCAAAGCATGCAAACTGATTTTTCCTAATAAGCATTAATCCATCAGCAATCTCTCATTTTGATCCGCTGGAAATTCATGGGAGTTTGAGAGCTATCAACAGAGCAAAGAGAAATGGACCACGTGGGGATCAGGTCCATTCCTAGAACTGCACTTGTAAAATAGCTACATATTATACAAGACACCCAAAGAATGTGATGCTTCAGGTAGGAAGCCATCAGATCAACTCTGTTTACATGAACTCAGTTTTTAATGTACACCCAGGAGTAagacagttttcattttaataactatGTAAAAAACCATCACTAATTTTAGCCTACTTAACTGAGCTGCTGTAGCTAAAGATCTCTTCATTAACCCTAGTTTCAGATTCACGGCATTTTTTCCTACAGGTTTAAGAAGGAACCCAGTGCTGTAGGATTTCAGAAGTCCGTATTCAAGACAGGTTCTTAAGTACTAGCACTAAATCGTGCTATGAGTCAAAACAACTAAGCATCAACATAGTATAGTAGAGTATGTCTTTGTTGGCAAGATCATTCTCAACCTATAAGAAGTACTCATTAGGGATTCTTAGACAGTAATGAGATCTGAGGACAAAAACTTCCCAGAAGTAAAATTTGATATTCAACTCATCAGGCTTAATAAAATtattcctcaaattaaaaaaggatttaagaTTTTCCTCATTGTCACTAAAACTCCTTAACAATTTTAATACTGCATAATCTACCAAAGTTTTCCTATGCCACGATTAACTATACTTCTACTCTTAAGTAAAACCATGGtgaatatctttgtatataaagCACTAGGAGTTGGACTGAGGTACACACTTTAGGACAGATCTCTAGAGCTGACGGTCTCAAACAGTATAGATCTGAGAAGGTCCTTgacatattgccaaattgctttcctaACTGACAAGGCCACCAGCACAATCACACATGAATCATTTTAACTGACATCAACTGTCATCCAAGTGGACACAGACAACATATAATATGGTCAGAATTCATACCATTTCTTAGCTATCTTTTTACCGAAAATTCTTAATTACTGTAACTCAACATTCTCTTGCTTGAAATGATTATCTTAAATATCTAACTTCTAAAATCCAGGAgagtatttttcaaaagcaaaattctggagatggaccTTTGAAACATGTATAAATTAAAACTTACTCCCGGATCTTTTTTTCTGAtccatcccttccagggtcataAACTCCTTTAGGCAGATGTTGTATAAGGCCTATTCTTTGAGCTATCCTAATTTGTTCCTCTTCAGTCAGCTGAGTTGCTAGGCGAGTCTGGCTTGGTGTTGGATGATAGACTGGAACTGGAACTTGttcctaaattttaaaacacagagaaaatgattattttttaaacatctgtttttTGGGGGtaatgtttttcttgtttcttattttttggcTTAGTGGGTAGGAGGGGACCTTGGAGAGGTAGGAGATTGTTTTACTCTGCCTTAACTTTAGCATATTTGGACTAACttttcaaagataaaatctttacTGAAAAACTCGCATTTTGTGTTGGAATATTGTGAAGTATTTCCACATGAAGGCTACATAACTAATATCATTCTTGatgtgcaaataaatatatttatttgtacaaCAGGAAcaatacacaatatatataattaatagaCTTCAATATTCTAGGCTATATTCTGTATTCAATGGAGTTTTGTAGTCTCAGTATACCATTATTTACATTAAAACTGGTCATTACAGATCTTATTTGTAAATTCTTTCCATATAGACAGCAaccttaaaattattatttatttagaaaggcTGGATTATTATTGCAATAAATTTTCACGAAATTTCTTAAGCTTTTGAATAAGTATTTGGATATGACAACTGAGCCAAACGAGGC comes from Canis lupus baileyi chromosome 13, mCanLup2.hap1, whole genome shotgun sequence and encodes:
- the RNF11 gene encoding RING finger protein 11 isoform X2 yields the protein MYYERKTEKEEILTIEEQVPVPVYHPTPSQTRLATQLTEEEQIRIAQRIGLIQHLPKGVYDPGRDGSEKKIRECVICMMDFVYGDPIRFLPCMHIYHLDCIDDWLMRSFTCPSCMEPVDAALLSSYETN
- the RNF11 gene encoding RING finger protein 11 isoform X1, translating into MGNCLKSPTSDDISLLHESQSDRASFGEGTEPDQEPPPPYQEQVPVPVYHPTPSQTRLATQLTEEEQIRIAQRIGLIQHLPKGVYDPGRDGSEKKIRECVICMMDFVYGDPIRFLPCMHIYHLDCIDDWLMRSFTCPSCMEPVDAALLSSYETN